Proteins encoded in a region of the Flammeovirga yaeyamensis genome:
- a CDS encoding DUF6952 family protein, whose protein sequence is MKIPVIKKLVETYSLEQLQAAEEALAEELTPEITIEGEDEGEQLTHAFAAIWIKEKVEAGEEFKTALRAYTQMVRGSIS, encoded by the coding sequence ATGAAAATACCGGTAATTAAAAAATTGGTCGAGACCTATAGTCTTGAACAACTTCAAGCGGCTGAAGAAGCACTTGCAGAAGAACTAACTCCAGAGATAACTATCGAAGGAGAAGACGAAGGCGAACAACTAACACATGCTTTCGCAGCCATTTGGATTAAAGAGAAAGTAGAAGCTGGAGAGGAATTTAAAACCGCCTTAAGAGCTTACACACAAATGGTTAGAGGAAGCATCTCATAG